A window from Gossypium raimondii isolate GPD5lz chromosome 7, ASM2569854v1, whole genome shotgun sequence encodes these proteins:
- the LOC105761131 gene encoding CLIP-associated protein has translation MEEALELARAKDTKERMAAVERLYQLLEGSRKSLTSSEVTSLVDCCLDLLKDNNFRVSQGALQALASAAVLSGDHLKLHFNALVPAVVERLGDAKQPVRDAARRLLLTLMEVSSPTIIVERAGSYAWTHRSWRVREEFARTVTSSISLFSSTELPLQRAILPPILQMLNDTNPGVREAAILCIEEMYTQAGTQFRDELHRHQLPGSMMRDINARLEKIEPQVRHSDGTLGGFATGEIKPAVRNPKKSSPRAKSSSRETSLFGGESDITEKPIDPIQVYSDKELVREFEKIASTLVPEKDWSIRIAAMQRLEGLVSGGAADYPCFRGLLKQLVGPLSTQLSDRRSSIVKQACHLLSFLSKELLGDFEACAEMFIPVLFKLVVITVLVIAESADNCIKTMLRNCKVARVLPRIADCAKNDRSAVLRARCCEYALLILEHWPDAPEIQRSADLYEDLIRCCVADAMSEVRSTARMCYRMFSKTWPDRSRRLFTSFDPAIQRIINEEDGGMHRRHASPSVRDRNVKMPTSSQSSASAHLPGYQTSAIVAMDRTSTLSSGTPLTSGLNLSQSKSLGKGAGRTLESVLHASKQKVSAIESMLRGLDISQKQRSTSLDLGVDPPSSRDPPFPAVVPASNSLTSSLGLESTTSTVGKGSNRNGGLIMSDIISQIQASKESGELSYRTSATTESLPAFISYSAKRASERQERGSLEENIDIREARRSVNPHVDRQYLDTPYRDVNSRDLQNNHVPNFQRPLLRKHVAGRMSAGRRKSFDDSQLSLGDMSSYVEGPASLSDALSEGLSPSSDWSARVAAFTYLRSLLQQGPKGIQEVVQNFEKVMKLFFQHLDDPHHKVAQAALSTLADIIPSCRKPFESYMERILPHVFSRLIDPKELVRQPCSMTLEIVSKTYSIDSLLPALLRSLDEQRSPKAKLAVIEFAVTSFNKHAMNSEGSSNIGILKLWLAKLTPLVHDKNTKLKDVAITCIISVYSNFDPTAVLNFILSLSVEEQNFLRRALKRYTPRIEVDLINYLQNKKERQRKSSYDPSDFVGTSSEEGYIGVSKKSLLLGRYSAGSTDGDGGRKWGSTQESTLITGNIGLATSDETQDNLFQNLETSSNTNVFPSKTKESSYMVNSICQTLGSQTGQIENLESSVNLEALSTPHLEINCLSRFDTLETTEAATHNGTSSELDLNHLKPAAIKVRSMPDTGPSIPQILHVICNGNDESPTASKHNALQQLHEISVANDLSVWTKYANQILTAVLEVLDDSDFSIRELALSLIIEMLKNQKGVMGDSVEIVIEKLIHVVKDIVPKVSNEAEHCLNTVLSEYDPFRCLSVIVPLLVTEDEKTLVICINCLTKLVGRLSQEELTAQLPSFLPALFEAFGNQSADVRKTVVFCLVDIYIMLGKSFLPHLEGLNSTQLRLVTIYANRISQARTGTPIDAGHE, from the exons ATGGAGGAGGCACTGGAGTTAGCACGTGCCAAAGACACCAAGGAGCGGATGGCGGCGGTGGAGCGGCTCTACCAACTCCTTGAAGGCTCTAGAAAGAGTCTCACTTCTTCGGAAGTCACTTCGCTCGTTGACTGCTGCTTGGATCTCCTCAAGGACAACAATTTTAGAGTCTCTCAGGGAGCTCTCCAGGCTCTTGCTTCCGCCGCCGTTCTTTCCGGTGATCACTTGAAGTTGCACTTCAACGCTCTCGTTCCTGCGGTTGTTGAACGGTTAGGTGACGCCAAACAACCTGTTAGAGACGCTGCCAGGCGCCTACTGCTCACTCTCATGGAG GTTTCTTCCCCAACGATTATTGTTGAAAGAGCTGGCTCTTATGCCTGGACGCATAGAAGTTGGAGAGTTCGGGAGGAATTTGCCCGGACAGTCACATCATCAATCAGTCTTTTTTCATCTACTGAACTTCCACTTCAACGGGCGATTCTTCCTCCT ATTTTGCAGATGTTGAATGACACAAATCCTGGTGTTCGTGAAGCTGCTATATTATGCATCGAG GAAATGTATACGCAAGCCGGAACTCAATTTCGAGATGAACTTCATCGTCATCAGCTTCCTGGATCTATG ATGAGAGATATTAATGCCAGACTAGAGAAAATTGAGCCACAAGTTCGACATTCAGATGGAACTTTGGGTGGTTTTGCTACTGGAGAGATAAAGCCTGCTGTACGTAATCCCAAGAAAAGCAGTCCAAGAGCCAAGAGTTCTTCGAGGGAGACATCACTTTTTGGAG GTGAAAGTGATATCACTGAAAAGCCAATAGATCCAATTCAAGTTTATTCAGATAAGGAGCTGGTAAGGGAATTTGAGAAAATTGCCTCTACTCTTGTGCCAGAAAAAGATTGGTCCATACGCATTGCTGCCATGCAGAGACTTGAAGGGCTTGTTTCTGGAG GTGCTGCTGATTATCCGTGTTTTCGGGGACTCTTGAAGCAGCTTGTTGGCCCACTAAGTACACAGTTATCAGATAGGAGGTCAAGCATTGTGAAGCAG GCTTGCCATTTGTTATCCTTCTTATCAAAGGAGCTCTTGGGAGATTTTGAGGCATGTGCTGAGATGTTCATCCCG GTACTTTTCAAGTTGGTTGTGATTACTGTGCTTGTAATTGCAGAGTCCGCAGATAACTGCATAAAAaca ATGTTGCGTAACTGCAAAGTTGCCCGTGTGCTTCCCCGCATAGCTGATTGTGCAAAGAATGACCGTAGTGCTGTACTCCGTGCCAG GTGTTGTGAATACGCATTATTGATACTTGAACATTGGCCTGATGCACCAGAAATACAGAGATCGGCTGATTTATACGAGGATCTGATTAGGTGCTGTGTAGCTGATGCAATGAGTGAG GTACGATCAACTGCTAGAATGTGCTACAGAATGTTCTCCAAAACTTGGCCAGATCGTTCTCGTCGCTTGTTCACCTCCTTTGATCCTGCTATTCAAAGG ATAATTAACGAAGAAGATGGAGGGATGCATAGGCGGCATGCTTCTCCTTCTGTCCGTGACAGAAATGTTAAAATGCCAACTAGCTCTCAATCTTCTGCCAGTGCACATCTACCTGGATATCAAACATCTGCTATAGTTGCCATGGATAGAACTTCAACTTTATCCTCGGGCACACCTCTCACATCTGGGTTGAATCTATCCCAATCAAAGTCCCTTGGTAAAGGAGCTGGCCGTACTTTGGAGAGTGTGTTGCATGCAAGCAAACAGAAAGTCAGTGCCATTGAAAGTATGCTTAGAGGTCTGGACATATCCCAAAAACAGAGGTCAACAAGTTTGGATCTAG GAGTTGACCCTCCATCATCTCGTGATCCACCATTCCCTGCCGTTGTTCCAGCTTCTAATAGCCTCACAAGCTCTTTAGGACTAGAATCGACTACCTCTACTGTTGGTAAGGGTAGCAACCGCAATGGTGGTCTGATAATGTCTGacataatttctcaaattcaagCTTCCAAAGAGTCAGGCGAGTTATCATATAGGACTAGTGCGACAACCGAGTCTTTGCCAGCTTTCATATCATACTCTGCCAAGAGGGCATCTGAAAGACAAGAACGAGGTTCCCTTGAAGAGAACATTGACATTAGGGAGGCCAGGCGGTCTGTAAATCCACATGTTGACAGGCAATATTTGGACACACCTTATAGAGATGTAAACTCTCGGGATTTACAGAACAATCATGTTCCAAACTTCCAGAGGCCACTATTGAGAAAGCATGTAGCTGGGCGGATGTCTGCTGGAAGGAGAAAGAGTTTTGATGATAGCCAGTTGTCACTTGGAGATATGTCAAGTTATGTTGAAGGTCCAGCTTCTCTTAGTGATGCCCTAAGCGAGGGGCTCAGTCCTAGTTCTGATTGGTCTGCCAGGGTTGCTGCTTTTACTTATCTCCGGTCATTGTTGCAGCAAGGCCCAAAAGGTATTCAGGAAGTGGTTCAAAACTTCGAGAAGGTAATGAAACTGTTTTTCCAGCACTTGGATGATCCCCACCATAAAGTTGCACAGGCTGCCCTTTCAACCCTTGCTGATATTATTCCATCATGCCGAAAGCCCTTTGAGAGTTACATGGAAAGGATCTTACCCCATGTTTTCTCACGGTTAATTGATCCAAAGGAGTTGGTTAGGCAGCCTTGCTCAATGACGTTGGAAATTGTCAGCAAAACCTATAGCATAGATTCCCTGTTACCTGCTTTGCTTCGTTCACTTGATGAACAGCGATCACCAAAGGCAAAATTGGCTGTTATCGAGTTCGCTGTTACTTCCTTCAACAAGCATGCTATGAATTCTGAAGGTTCTAGTAATATTGGCATCTTGAAGTTATGGCTTGCTAAACTGACACCATTGGTCCATGATAAAAATACTAAGCTTAAGGATGTAGCTATCACTTGCATTATATCTGTATACTCGAATTTTGATCCAACTGCTGTTCTGAATTTTATTCTCAGTTTATCAGTTGAAGAGCAAAATTTCCTCAGACGGGCACTCAAACGGTACACTCCTCGTATTGAGGTGGATCTGATTAACTATTTGCAGAACAAGAAAGAGAGACAGCGTAAATCATCCTATGATCCATCTGATTTTGTTGGAACTTCATCTGAAGAAGGATATATTGGTGTGTCCAAGAAGAGTCTTTTACTTGGAAGATATTCTGCTGGTTCCACTGATGGTGATGGTGGTAGGAAGTGGGGTTCCACCCAGGAATCAACCCTGATCACTGGAAATATTGGCCTGGCAACATCTGATGAAACTCAGGACAACTTATTTCAGAACTTGGAAACTAGTTCAAACACAAATGTTTTTCCTTCCAAAACCAAAGAGTCGTCTTATATGGTTAATTCTATTTGTCAGACCTTGGGGTCTCAAACTGGCCAGATAGAGAACTTAGAAAGTAGTGTCAACTTGGAAGCTCTATCTACTCCACATCTGGAAATTAATTGCCTGAGTAGATTTGACACTTTGGAGACCACTGAAGCAGCTACTCATAATGGAACATCATCAGAGTTGGATCTTAATCATCTTAAACCTGCAGCTATAAAGGTTAGGTCTATGCCAGACACGGGGCCTAGCATTCCTCAAATTCTTCATGTG aTCTGCAATGGGAATGATGAGAGCCCTACTGCCAGTAAGCACAATGCACTTCAGCAATTACATGAAATTTCTGTGGCCAATGATCTCTCTGTTTGGACCAAG TATGCCAATCAGATTTTGACAGCTGTACTTGAGGTTTTAGATGATTCTGATTTCTCAATCAGAGAGCTTGCCCTGTCATTGATAATTGAAATGCTTAAAAACCAG AAAGGTGTTATGGGAGATTCTGTTGAAATAGTGATCGAGAAGCTGATTCATGTAGTGAAGGATATTGTTCCAAAA GTTTCAAATGAAGCTGAGCACTGCTTGAACACTGTGTTGTCCGAGTATGATCCATTCAGATGTTTAAGT GTTATTGTACCTTTATTAGTTACTGAGGATGAGAAGACTTTAGTTATTTGCATCAACTGTTTAACAAAG CTTGTGGGACGGCTATCACAGGAGGAACTAACGGCTCAGTTGCCCTCATTTTTGCCTGCTCTTTTTGAAGCTTTCGGAAACCAGAGTGCTGATGTCCGTAAG ACTGTCGTTTTTTGTTTGGTGGATATTTACATAATGCTTGGGAAATCATTTTTGCCTCACTTGGAGGGGCTTAACAGCACACAATTGCGGCTGGTTACAATTTATGCCAATCGGATATCACAGGCCAGGACCGGCACACCTATAGATGCTGGTCATGAATAG
- the LOC105764919 gene encoding two-component response regulator 24-like yields MAPTSADKDNGDNGRLARRQQLLTEIVLRNKLTTLVFDGDTTCRVLEQVLLRSYGVQTQGVDNGRDAIALIAFGAKFNLIIIKKILPIMNGLEETRQIH; encoded by the exons ATGGCACCAACTTCAGCAGACAAGGATAATGGGGACAATGGAAGACTAGCACGCAGGCAACAACTACTTACTGAAATTGTTCTGAGGAACAAATTGACAACTCTTGTGTTTGATGGTGACACAACGTGTCGGGTTTTGGAGCAGGTACTTCTTCGTTCTTATGGGGTTCAAACTCAAGGTGTCGACAACGGTAGGGATGCAATCGCCCTCATTGCCTTTGGTGCCAAATTCAATCTCATCATCATCAAAAAGATTCTCCCTATCATGAATGGCCTTGAG GAAACAAGGCAGATTCATTAA